The genomic window CGGATCGGGCGGCCAAGCCGGCCGTGATCGAACTCGAGTGGGAGACGGACCGAACCGAGGGAGTGACGCTGGTCTCGGCGATCGTCACGAACGCGCTGACGACGCCCCAGATCGTCCGTATCGAAAATCGCGTCGACGGTCCGCTTTGGACCCCGAACGGCGAGCGACAGTCGGCCCCCGAGTGGAGCGACGGCTGTTGGGAGGGACTCGTCGAACCGAACCGCTGTCGCGGGTTCGGCTTCGCGACCCCGATGGAACTGGCAGCGGTAGCCGACCCGCCGCTCGCGGTGACCGAGACCCGCCGTGCCTCGAACGATCGGGCCCCGGAACCGACCGACGTGTTCGCGTCGATGGCCGACTGGCGACCGCCGCTCGAGAGCCTCGAGCGGGTGCGATGATCGTCGCCGTCAGCGGCGGGAAAGGCGGCGTCGGCAAATCGACGGTCTCGCTCAACCTCGGCCGCGAACTCGACGCGGTCGTCGTCGACGGCGATCTGACGACCGCGGACCTCCCGCGCGGTCACGGGCCGGACCTCCACGACGTGCTGGCCGGTCGAGCCGACCCGCTCGAGGCGATCGACCGACACCAAGCCGTCCGATTCCTCCCGGCCGGACGCACGCTCGCCGGTGCCCGAGCGGCGGACGTGACGACGCTTCCACGCGTCCTCGAGCGGATCGAACGCGAGTGCGGGCGCGTCGTCGTCGACTGCCCGGCCGGGCTGGCACGCGACGTGGGCCACCAGCTCGAAAGCGCCCAGATGACGGTCCTCGTGACGACACCGACCGAGTCGGCGCTGGCCGACGCACTCCGCACGAGACGACTCGCGCTCGATCTCGAGACGCCGGTCGCAGCGGTCGTACTCAACAGAGCTGACGCCGCCGCCGTCGACCGGCTCGCCGACCGCGTCGAGCGGACGTTCGGCGCGCCGGCGATCGGGATCGAAGAGCGGTCGGCGGTCGCCGACGCACAGCGCCGGTGGCGCGCCGTCCGCGATGTCTATCCGAACTGTGGCGCAGTCGACGCGATCCGGACGGTCGCTCGACGGATCGAACGCTGTGAGAAGCGGCTGTCCGATCGAATCGGTGTCGTCTAACCGGTCTCGCTCGGTCGGCCGCTCCGCTCCCAGCTACTCAGGAGTCGTCTCCGACTGATTCGACCGGGCTCGAGGAGTCACCGAACTCGAGTTCGATCGGCTCTATCGACCGCCCACCGGCCCTGAACTTCGGGATCGAGAGGCGGTGCTCAAGGGTCGATCCGGCCTCGGTCGCGACCGTCTCCATCTCGAAGACCGCATCGACCGCGTGCGTCGTCGCGCTCCGATGGGCAGCGTCTCCCGGCTCGTCGAGACAGTGTAACAGACCGATACTCTCGGTCGCGACCAACTGCTCTTTGAGGTCGTCGAGAAAGGTGACGTAGGCGTCCCGATCGCCGCTCTCCAGTGCGTTTACGGGGTCGACGATGAGCGTCGACGCGGCGGGGAGTTTCTCGATCAGGTCCATCGCCGCCCCAGGCTCGTCACCGCCGTCGAGGCGGCGAACCGTCGGGTTTCCGGTCGTCGTCGCCGTGGCCTCGAGCGCTCGCTCGACGTTCGCGGCCGACCGTTCGGTCGAGAGATAGAGCGTCCCGCGGACGGCGGTCGCCTCGTAGAGGAGCTGCTCCGACTGGCTGGCCGGATCCGCGACCACCGCGACCAGCGACCCCGGAGCCAGCCCCCCGCCCAAGCGCCGGTCGAGGTCGTCGATTCCCGTCGGTAACAGGTCGCCGTCGTACTCCACCGGCGTTCGGTCCGGTGACGCCCTCCGCTCTAGCGTCTGTGCGAGTTCGTCGTAGGCCACGCAGGTCGCCTCGTTCGTCAGGGGCGACGATTCATCGGGAACTCGCCCCAACACCGGAACGTCGGTCCACGATTCGACCGCCTCCGGAACGCTGTCACATCGATTCAGTACCGTTCCGAGCACCGGGATCTCGAGTCGACGCGCCATCTCGATCGTCGTCTCGGCGGCACTGCAACTGCGCTCGCCGTCGGTCGTCACGACGATCACGCCGTCGGCCGCCGAGAGCGGTTCGACGACATCGGGACCCGCCCCCGACGGGCAGTCCACGAACGTTCGGACGCCGTCGGCCTCGAGCAGTTCGAAGGCCGTCCCGAAGTCGACCTCCGTCGACGGCTCCGGAGCCGAGAGCAGTCCGACGTTCGAGACCCGCGGACTCGACTGTGCGACCGAATCGACGTTCGTACCCGGCTCGAGCGCCTCGAGCGTCGGTTCCCGATCGACGCCACCCGCGACGTGGACGTTCGGCAGTTGCCGGTCGGCGTCGACGGCGATCGCCGCCGTCCCGCGCCGGCCGAACGCTTCGGCGAGCCCGATCGTCGTCACCGTCTTTCCACAGCCGCCTTTCGCACCCGCGATAGCGATCATACCGACAGTGGCTCGGCATCCCTTTTGAACCTCCGTTCGGGCATAGTCGTGGTCTTCGCCCCGTCTGTCGATGCTCGTTCGACGGCGGATTGCTCGAGATATATCACTCCCATTGAAATATGAGATAGCGAGAGTTTTATTTGATTGAAGGAGAGAAGTGACGTATATTATGGATGATCGATCGATTCGAACTCGTCGCGGTTGGTTGGCGAGTTGTCTCGGTGCGACTGCTGGGATTTCGGGACTTGCAGGGTGTATGAATGATGACAAGAGCAATAACAAGGATAGCGGGACCGGTGATGAACTGCCAGCCAGCGAGTGGCCGATGTACGGAGTCGATCCGCAGAATACGGGGTATCATCCGACTGCGACTGGGCCGACGGGAGACGATGTGGAGCTAAACACGGTCTTCGAATCTGAGGGTGTAATTAGCAATAGCCCGGCGATCGTCGATGAAACGCTCTACGTCGCTGCTGACAACCATCTACACGCAGTTGATCTTCCGAGTGGAGACCTCGAGTGGAAAGAAGAAGTGAACGCATCACCCACCGCTCATCCAGCTGTTGGTAAGGGGGTATATGCCGGAACAAAAGATGGGATCGTTGCGATTGACCGCGACGGAGAGGAGGTATTGTGGAGGGAAGATATCGGTATTAGCAGTATCAATCCAGTCATTGCTGGTGATGCGGTAATCGGAACACAAAATCTGCTTCTTCATCGTTTCGACCCAGAAAATGGTGATGAAACAACTTTACATAATATGCGCAATCATCAGGGTCGCGGGCCACACACGAACGTACCAGCGTTTAATAATGGAAGTGTGTATTTTGCAGGTGAGAATACACTCTATGCAGTAGATTCTGAAAACGGTGAAATCGAGTGGAGATTTAAGAACCCAAATGAAGAGCCACTAGGAGAGAGTAATCCAGCAGTCGCAGATGGAACTGTCTATGTTGGTGGCGAGGATCAGCGACTGTACGCAATTGATGCCGAGAATGGCGAAGAGGAATGGTCAATTGGAATCGACGCACGTGTGGAATGTAGTCCATCAATAGCGAATGGGACCGTCTATTTTGGTGGAGCAGGCACAGGAGCACAGAAATTCTTTGCTGTCGACATCAAATCTCAGGAGTATCTGTGGGATCCGATAAAGCTCCCATATCGTGTACAGACAAAGCCATTGATTGCTGATGGGATCGTTTATATACCTAGCTATCATGATTTGGTTGCCCTCAACTCAAGTAACGGTACCGTGAAATGGCATTATAAAGAGTTTGGAAAGAGAGAGGGAGAATCAATCAGAGCACCACTTGCCATCTCGAATGATATTCTTTATGTCCCAACCGCAGGTGGAAATGTTTATGAAGTGAAGGAGAAGTGATGTGGGGTGTCAATTACTAATCCCTATCTTCTCCTTTGAAATACAACTGCTACTTTCCTTATTGAAGTTTGGGCCAGTGTTCTTCCACGCTACTGAACATTTTTCCTGTGGTGAATCTGAACCCTTGTAGCGCCACGTATCACCAACTCCTGGTGAACCCATGGACATTAATTGCGGACTTGGAGCAATAATTGGAATGACTAGATCATTGGCAAATGAGATTGGTTCAACAGAACCAACTGCAAGGTCCTCTTGATCTGCCCAGGATGGTGTTTCGATAGTAACTTTTGATGCCTGTTGGACATAGGTCATTCCATCATTGGTCGTTGGAGAACCGGCATTAGAACGTACTTCAAAACGCGCATATTCTCCTTGTATCTTCACGTAATAAGCGTCAAGTTGCAAATAGAACAGGGATGGCCATGGCAGAAGAGGAAAGCCTGGGTGGCCAACTCCATCAAGATAACCAGCACCCATGGGAGCATGCTCTGAATCATTGATATTACTGACTGAGAGTGTGTTGCCGCTATGCGGACGCACTGCTGGAACCTCAGTGCGATTAACGCTCTCTAATGAGAGATACGTTGGTGAGGCCTCAACTCGATAGTCCATATCATCCACTAATGGAGATTGATTGAATGATGCTTGTGTATCTTGAGGCCGGGTTTCGGGATCCATCATCTGATCGATAAAGTTCATTGGACCGCTGAGGAGGTCATTACTTGTATCAAGGACTCCCCCAAAGAGGTCATTTAGGATCGCGCTGCTCTCCCCGAGTGTCTTGTCATGCCAACCGTTGATCAGGTCAATATTATCGTGAGTGTTCTCAAAATATTGTTTTCTAACTTCGGCTCGAAGAAGATCTGCTGTATTATTATAAGGCTCAGAAGCATCCTCATACACTAATTTACGCTCTAATTTACTCACATTCTTCTCGATACCTCCAAGCGGACTTGGTCTTTCAACCATATCCCACAAGTCTGTCTGATGAGGCTCTGTAGTCGTGATAACGTCATAATGTGTCTGATTGAGATCTGATAATGCCCATTCGTAGAGTTTTTCCCGATTTCGTGGACTTACATCAATATCTGGATCAGCAGAGTAGGGGATTGCTTTCTTAAAATCAGGAGTATGTATTATACCATCACTTGATTCGACTATTTCGTCCTCAAGTTCTCTTTCTTGGTATCTAATAGATGTCGAACTGAGACCGAACGTTTCTCTGATTGCTATGTTTTCAGATCCGTTAAAATTTTTCACAAACCCATATTCCTCATTCCACGAATCTCCTCTGAATAGAGATTGTATCCCACGCTTTTCCCGTTCAGTTAAAATTTCGTCAGAAACAAAATCACCGGTGATTTTGTAACTAGCACTGTACGTTACATTCTCCTTCCAATTCCAACGAATTCGTGGTGATCGATTCACATCCTTATGCTTCCATTCTGATTTCACACCGACAGATGTATCATAGTTGATATCTATTTTAGCGAGGTCACGGTTATCGAAACTTGTATTATTATCTTCCGATATAATATTAATAGTTACGTCAACATCTGATTGAGATTGATCAGCGTGGTAGGTCTGATTAATTGGACCAGACCAGTTCCCTGGGTTTTGAGCCCATTCAGCAGGAGATGTTGGATTTGGTAAACTATCATGTTTATATGGTCCATTTTCTGTTGTTTTCACATCTACAGCGTATACTTTCTCTATTATCTTAGATATGCCATCTTCCTGTGGATAATTAGTTAAAAATAATTCCTCAACATCCGCTAGAACACCACTCTCATCATCTCTGAAACTTCCGACTCTATCAGCCATACCTTGGTTTTCCAACTCATCTGAGAAGTAGTTTTCAAGATATTGGCTGTTGAACCGGTCAGTTTGTCCAAGCGACTCATTAAACTCTGCTTCCACTTGCTCCATATCCATCCCGGCCGCCATCTGCATATAGGAGACATCAGCGAACGGATGGGCCTGAATCTCGACATCGGTCTCGACGTTGTCCTCGAGCATCGTCAAAACGATATCTTGGACGGTCGGCGCGTCCGGGAGCTCACCCTCGGCGTCGATCAGATCGGCGTTACAGAGGTTGCTCTCGTTGGCAAGTGAGTTGTTCTCGCCGCCGGGAAGGAAGTCCTCCGTTTCAACATCGCCCGCGCTCGAGGCGAGATCGCTCCCCATACAGAGCGTCGGGAGGAGCATGGCGCGGTCCTTGGAGGGGTCGGTCGTGCCGAAGGTCTTCTCTTGGAGGCCGAAGACGGCGTCGTTGACCATCACTTCGGTGTGCTCGTTCGGGGTGAGGTTGTGGAAGGCGCGGTCGCCGCTGGAGAGTCGGTCGTAGTAGGCTTTCCCCCACGTGTAGGGGTACATTCGTGCTGCGAAGTACCGGCCAAAGCCGTCGTAGCCGTCGGTTTCGAAGAACCCTTTGTTGAGTTGGCTCTGGAACTCCTCGGTTCGGTCTTTGAGCTGGTAGAGCGGCGTGCCGACCGTCACCGCCAGCGACCGTTGCTCGGTCACCGTCTCGCCGTCGCTTTCGGTGACGGTCAGTTTGATCCCGTCGATGTCGACGGTGAGGACGCCGGGTTCGCGCCTGTCGATCGAGACGCGATCGATCGCCGCCTCGAGGTCGTCGCTATCGCCCCAGTCGATCCGCTCGACCGAGGCTCGAGCGGTGGTGTCTTGGTCGACCTGTTGCTCGGCGTTCGCGAACGATTCGGAGACTTCGCGGTAGATGAGGAGTTTGAAATACTGATCGAACACAGCTTCGTCCTCGTCGACGGCATTGCTGAAGGCTGCGTCCGCCCCCTCAGTCGAGGTGACGGGTGCGCTGGCGGCGTCGTCGGCAGCACGGAGGACTGCCTGTCGCAGTTCGCCGACAGCGACGGACTCGGCGCGATCCATCGCGAGTGCGTTGTCGGTGTCGACGGTCGGTGTGTCTCTGGACTCCAGCACGCCGACGATCATGATGCTGCTGACCAGCAACAGGACGGCGATCAGGGCGAACGGAATGCGGGCGCGGTCATCGTCTGCGATCGAAACGGTGTGAGGTCGGTCAGTCATGGGTCCACGTTTGAATCGTAATCGTCACGTCGGCAGTCGATATCTCGTCGGCGAGCAGCGCCGCGATCTCCTCGTCTCGTCGTTGGCCGTCGTACTCCGCCTCGATCGCCGCGATCTCGGGAGCGAGAGCGGTCTGTAGGTCTGCCCCGATCCAGTGGCCCAGTCCGTCCCGACCGAACGCGTCAGCGTCCTCGAGTCCGCGGAGTACCTGTGCGTTGGCTTCGACGGCGTCCGCCTCGTTGCGCTTGAGCGGGCCGTGATGATCGGGGTTCGTCGTCCCGGTAAACTCGTACTCGAGGGGTGCGACCATCCGCTCGTAGCGAAAGACCGCGAGTTCGTGGGAGACGCCTTGGCTCTCGAGGGTTCGCTGGGTGTCGGCCGGCGGGAAGTAGCCGTCGACGATCGCCGACCCGACTACCATCCCGGCCGCCTCGAACGACTCGTTCTGGGGCGTTTCGACGCGGTCGGTTCGATCGCCCAGATACTCGTTCCAGTCGGTGCCCCCGTCCAGATACGCGCGTTCGATTTCGTCCGAATCGACGGCTGGGAGTCCGCTTGAGGCGGTCAGTGTCACGCTCGAGACGTCCGCGGTCGGCGGGGGTCGTTCGCCGGCGGTGGCGGTGCCGTTGATCGAGGCGTTGTCGTAGGGCTCCCACTCGGCGACGGCGTAGAAATCGCCGCTCGAGCCGACGAGGGCGCTTCCGATGGACGCGTCGACGGCGGTTTCGAACTCGTCGCCGGCGGGTCGGATTCGGGTCCCGTCGATGCGAGCGTTCGCGACGGCCGCGTCCGCGAGCAGTCCGGTGGCCGAGCCGTACTCGGTCCGGTGGTACTCGCCGGCGCGGTCGTCGATCGGTGCGGTGTCGGCGAGACTGTACCTGACACTGAGCGTCGATTCGCCGAGGAGTTCGGCCGTTCTGTCGGCGCGGTCGTCGTCGAACTCGTCGTCGGAGTCGGAGAGGTGGAGCCCGACCAGCAACACGCTCGCGCTGATGAGCAAGAGCGCCATCGTAACGTCGACGACCGTACTCACGGCGCGGTCACCGCTCATCCGTCCCACACCCCCACAGTCAGGGTTCCGCCGCGGACGGCACCGGGTCTCGTTTCGACGGCGACCGGACGTTCGGCTACGCTCGCCTCGTCCGGCGGCCCCTCGAGTTCCCCGCTTTCGATGGGGTTCCGGT from Natrinema versiforme includes these protein-coding regions:
- a CDS encoding chromosome partitioning protein ParA, which produces MIVAVSGGKGGVGKSTVSLNLGRELDAVVVDGDLTTADLPRGHGPDLHDVLAGRADPLEAIDRHQAVRFLPAGRTLAGARAADVTTLPRVLERIERECGRVVVDCPAGLARDVGHQLESAQMTVLVTTPTESALADALRTRRLALDLETPVAAVVLNRADAAAVDRLADRVERTFGAPAIGIEERSAVADAQRRWRAVRDVYPNCGAVDAIRTVARRIERCEKRLSDRIGVV
- a CDS encoding AAA family ATPase, with product MIAIAGAKGGCGKTVTTIGLAEAFGRRGTAAIAVDADRQLPNVHVAGGVDREPTLEALEPGTNVDSVAQSSPRVSNVGLLSAPEPSTEVDFGTAFELLEADGVRTFVDCPSGAGPDVVEPLSAADGVIVVTTDGERSCSAAETTIEMARRLEIPVLGTVLNRCDSVPEAVESWTDVPVLGRVPDESSPLTNEATCVAYDELAQTLERRASPDRTPVEYDGDLLPTGIDDLDRRLGGGLAPGSLVAVVADPASQSEQLLYEATAVRGTLYLSTERSAANVERALEATATTTGNPTVRRLDGGDEPGAAMDLIEKLPAASTLIVDPVNALESGDRDAYVTFLDDLKEQLVATESIGLLHCLDEPGDAAHRSATTHAVDAVFEMETVATEAGSTLEHRLSIPKFRAGGRSIEPIELEFGDSSSPVESVGDDS
- a CDS encoding PQQ-binding-like beta-propeller repeat protein, whose translation is MNDDKSNNKDSGTGDELPASEWPMYGVDPQNTGYHPTATGPTGDDVELNTVFESEGVISNSPAIVDETLYVAADNHLHAVDLPSGDLEWKEEVNASPTAHPAVGKGVYAGTKDGIVAIDRDGEEVLWREDIGISSINPVIAGDAVIGTQNLLLHRFDPENGDETTLHNMRNHQGRGPHTNVPAFNNGSVYFAGENTLYAVDSENGEIEWRFKNPNEEPLGESNPAVADGTVYVGGEDQRLYAIDAENGEEEWSIGIDARVECSPSIANGTVYFGGAGTGAQKFFAVDIKSQEYLWDPIKLPYRVQTKPLIADGIVYIPSYHDLVALNSSNGTVKWHYKEFGKREGESIRAPLAISNDILYVPTAGGNVYEVKEK